ACCACGACGTCGATGTCCTCCTCGACGAGCGTGGCCGCAGCTGCCAACCCTGCCGCGCCGGCGCCGATGACCACGACACGCCCGGCGTCGGCCTCGTAGGCCAGCTCCGCAGCGTCGACGCCGCTGAGCAGCGCGCCGTGCACGGTGGCCGGGTAGTCCTCGTGGACCGCTTCCCCCGCGATGACGAGCGTGTCCCCGATCGGGGTGCGCAGGATCTCCCGATCCTCGGGAGTCGAGCCGACGGCAAGGAAGCTGTAGCTCCCGCCCGCCAGCGGGTCGGCGGCCCAGCGGGTGACGCGTGCGGCGGTCGGCTGGGTGACGGGACGGCCGGTTCGCGGCTCGACCACCTCCTCCGCACAACCACCCAGCAGCACCCCGCCGGCTGCGAGCGCCGTGCGAAGCATCTGTCGACGGGTCCACGACGGTGCGGTCATCTGCGCCACGCCTGGGGGAGCCGCGCGCCCGGCAGGACCATCACCGCCCCCGAGGGCAGCACCACGCCGACTGTCCAGCCGACCAGCTCCGACACGCATCGCGTCCATCATCACCGATCGTGCCGGGAGCCGTCGCGGGCCGGTCCCATCGGCGGCGCTGAATCGTTCCATCGCCGGTGGCACGCCGTTCACCTCCCGACCGGGCACACGCAAGCGCCGGTTTGCCGGACACGACGACGGTGCGCGGCTGTCCGCCCGACACGGCGGGCTCAGCCGACCCTCGACCTCCCGAACGGAGCATCGTGTTCCCCCTCCCCGCCGCCCTCGGCGGACGACCCCTCGCACCCACCCCACGTGCGCTCGTCGTCCTCCTGACCGCCGCCCTCCTGGCCGGCCTGCTTGCCGTCCCCTCCCGCCCGGCTGAGGCGACTGCCTCCGCGCCGGCCACGGACGACGCCGAGCTCGCCTCCCGCTTCACGCTGGCCGTCCTGCCCGACACACAGTTCTACTCCCGCTACGCCGCCGACCAGTTCCAGCCTCGGTACGGCAGCAACCCCTACGCCGTGCAGACCCAGTGGCTGGCCGAACACGCCGACGAGCTGAACATCCCCTTCGTGACCCACCTCGGCGACCTCGTCGACCGCGTCGGCGTCACCGGTGAGTGGCAGGTGGCCGACGCCGCCCACCAGACGCTGGAGGATGCCGGGCTGCCCTACTCCGTCCTGCCCGGCAACCACGACGTCCGCAACAGCAACGACCAGCTCGTCGACACCGACTACGACCTCGCCAACGAGCCGTTCCTCGACTGGTTCCCGATCTCGCGCGCGGCCGCCCTGCCCACCTTCGGCGGTGCGGACCCGACCGGCCTGAACCGGTGGCACGTGTTCGAGGCACAGGGACAGGAGTTCCTCGTCCTGGCGCTGGCCTGGCGGTCCTCAGACGCGACCCTGGCCTGGGCCGACGACGTCATCGACGCCCACCCCGACCTGCCGGTGATCCTCACCTCCCACTCCATCCTCAGCATCAAGGCCGACGCCGAGTCCCCCGAGGAGACCGCCTACGGCCTGAAGCTGTGGAACGACCTGATCCGCGGCAACGACCAGATCTTCATGACCCTCAACGGGCACTTCCACGGCGCCACCCGGCTGACCAAGACCAACGACTTCGGCAACCCCGTCACCCAGATCCTGATGGACTACCAGATGGCCTACGACGGCGGCAACGGCTACCTCGGCCTGATGGAGTTCGACCTGACCGCTGGTGAGGTGTCGGTGCTGACCGGCTCGCCCTGGGTCGTCGCCAAGCCGCAGGAGGTGCTGACGCCCTACGACCAGGCGATCCTGGAGGGGCCCAACCAGGCCTTCACCTTCGAGATGGACTTCGCCGGCCGCTACGACGGCTTCGACGCCGGCCCGGCCGACCAGCCATCGCTGATCCAGGCTGCACGCGACATCCTGCTCGACGGGTTCGAGGCCCCCGACGGCGTGGCGCTGGAGCAAGCCGGCTCGCGCGATGACTTCGTGCCCGTCGAGGGCACCGTCGCCCACTGGCGCTTCGACGGCGAGGACGGGCCGGTCAGCGAGGACGTGGTCTTCGACGACATCGCCGGTGACGCGGACCTGCGTCGGGTCGCCATCGAGGACTCCGGTGCCACCGGGGCCGAGCTCGGCGACGTCGTCCTGACCCACGACGCCAACCCGTTCTCCGCCGACGGCGCCGCGGTCTGCTTCACCAACGCCGACAAGCAGACCAACCGCTACAGCTACCTGACCTCCCCGTCGGACGTGGCCGCCACCGAGGACCACCTGGAAGAGGGGTACACCATCGAGACGTTCGTCCTGATCGACGAGGACTGGACCGCTGACGCCAACGCCTGGTCCAAGGTCCTCGTGCGGGCCGGGAACCGCTCGACCATTCCCGGCATGCCGTGGAGTCGCTGGGACTACACCGCCTCACCGGTCGCCCTGGGCTTCTCCAACCTGCGGGAGTTCCAGTGGACCGAGGTGCCCGTCGAGACGGCCAAGGGTGACCGCACCGCGTGGTCGGGGGAGATCATCCTCGGCCGATGGCTGCACGTCGCCATCGTCAACGACGTCGAGGCCGCCACCACGACCATGTACGTCGACGGTGCGCCGGTGCTGCGCAACGCCACCGACACCGGCGGGCACAGCCTCAACGCCGGGATGCCGTGGTTGTTCGGCGTCGACTGGGTCGACGACGGACCGACCAACGGCTGGAACGGCTGCATCGGCGAGACGCGAGTCATCGACCACCCGACCGGACCGACGGAGTGGCTGACCGCCCGGCCGTCGCTCGCCGGCCTGACGGTCGACACGACGCCCGACGACCGGGTGCCCCACGGGACCACCGAGGTCGAGCTCGCCGGCACCGGCACCCCCCGCGCCACCGTGACCGTGGGCGGCGACCTGGACGGCACGACCGTCGTCGGGGAGGACGGCACCTGGCGTGTCGTCGTCCCGCTGTCCGGCCACGGTGTCCGGACCTGGACGGTCACCCAGGGCTTCGGGACCCGCACCAGCGACCCGCTGACCGGGACCTTCCGGATCGCCGCCCCGGACCGACCCGACGGACCCACCGAAGAGCCCACCGAGGAGCCGACCGAACAGCCCACCGACGGGCCGACCGAGGAACCCACCGAGCCGGCCGACGGGTGGTTCCGGACCCCGTTCGGCCACGACGACGAGCCGACCATGCGCATGGCCGGTGGCGATCGTGTCGCCACCGCCGTGGAGCTCAGCCGCGAGGCCTTCGTCCCCGGCGTGCCCGTGGTGGTCCTCGTGCGGGCGGACTCCTTCGCCGACGCGATCTCCGCCGGTCCCGCCGCGGCGCACCTCGGCGGCCCGGTGCTGCTGGCCGGCGACACCCTGCCGCAGGCCACGGCCGACGAGATCGACCGCCTGCGCCCGGCGTCGGTCGTCATCGTCGGCGGCACCTCGGCCATCAGCGACACGGTGGCGTCGCAGGTCGCGGCGTTGACCGAAGGCGACGTCGTCCGCTACAGCGGACCCGACCGCTTCTCGACCTCGGCAGCCGTTGCCGAGGGGGTCTTCGACGACGAGGCAGCCGTGGTCCTCGCCACTGGCTGGAACTTCCCCGACGCCCTCGGCGGTGGGGTGCTGGCCGCACGCGAGGGCGGTCCCGTCCTGCTGGTGGACGACGCCATGCCCGGCCTGCTGGCGGATCGGTCGCCGTCCCGCGTGACGGTGCTGGGCGGCACGTCGGCGTTGCCCGCGTCGCTGGACGACGAGATCGCCGAGGCCACCGGGGCCGAGGTGCGCCGCCTCGCTGGGGACACCCGGTTCGAGACGGCCGCCCTGGTTGCCCGTGCGGCGTTCCCCGACGGCAGCCCGACCGCGATGCTGGCGACGGGTGGCAGCTTCGCCGATGCCCTGGCCGGTGTGCCGGTGGCCGCCCTGTCGGGCTCGCCGCTGCTGCTGACCGAGCACGATGCGCTGCCGGCCTCGACCGAGGCGTACCTGCGGGAGCACATGCCGCAGGTGCTGCTGCTCGGTGGTGACAGCGCCATCAGCACGTCGTTGCAGGAGGTGTTGGCCGAGCTGCTGGCCGGCTGATCCACCCAATTGCTGCGGCCGCCGCCCGAGGTCCTCGGGCGGCGGCCGTCGTCGTGTTGTGGGTCAGACCGGGCAGGTCGTGCGGTAGTCGCTGATCGCCGATCCCTGACCGGCGTCGGGGCCGCACACGAACTGGCTGTAGCGCGTGTCCTCGTCCACCCAGCGCTTCAGCCAGGCAATGCTGTAGGACGCGATGGTCGTGTTGGGACTGTTGGACGCGAAGTGGCTGGCGTTGTTCAGCTGCAGGTAGACCTTCTCGCCTCCGAGGCTGTCGTAGAACCGCTGGGAGTGCGAGCTGTCCGGTGCGACGCTGTCGTTCTCCCCGCCGATCAGCAGGGCCGGCACCTGCACCTGGGACCACGTCTTGTCGGAGTTCCACCCCTGCAGCGGCACGATGGCCCGCAGCGACGGCCGGTCGTCGGCCGCCTCGAGGCTGCCACCGCCACCCATGGAGTGGCCCATGACGGCCAGGCGGTTGGGGTCCACCAGGTGGGACACGTCACTGTCGTTGACCAGCTGGTCCAGGGCGGCCAGCAGCTGGTCACCACGGGAGGCCGGCTGGTCGTAGCGGCTGTTGGTGTCGATCACGATGACCACGAAGCCCTGTGAGGCGATGCGCGGGCCGAGCCAGGTCACGGTCGAGCGGCTGGCGGTGTAGCCGGGAGAGATGGCGATGCCACCGAAGGTGGCCGATCCGGCGTCGGAGGGGTAGTAGACGTCGGCCCCTCCGAACCCATCGGCGGCGAAGGAGGAGATGTCGTAGTCGTCGACCTCGAAGGGACCGGTGGTTGCCTCGATGCTGTCCCACGTGGGGTCCGGGCCCTTGGCGTAGGGGTTGCCGGAGCCGCCGCCGTCACCGGCGGTCAGGACGACGTCGTCGACGTCGACACGCTCGTAGTAGCTGCTGGCATCGACCCGGAAGCGGAGCTGGAGGGCGTTGGATGCGGCGGCTGTCGGCAGGCCGACCGACAGGACGCCCGAGGACCGCTCGCTGCTGAGGGAGCTCCACGATGACCCCGTGGACCACTCGACGACGAGGGACTCCCCGGCGTCGAGTCGGCTCGTGGTCTGTGTCCAGGAGAGGGTCAGGTTGGTCTGCCCAGCAGCCGGTACGGCGCCGGAGGTGATCGTCCCGTCGGCGGAGCCGCCACGCAGGACGGCCACGCCGTTGTCGGTGCTGGCGTAGCCCTGGGCGCTGAAGGCCCCGAAGCCGTTGTCGAACGATTCGGCGAGCAGGGTGGTGGTGGCGGCACCTGCGGGCGTGACGACTACTGCGAGGAGCAGGGCCATCACCGCCAGGCAGGTGTTGAGGCGCGACAAAGTTGACATCAAGGTTCCCCTTTTGGTGGGTCGGCTGCGAACGAGGCGAACGTAGGAACCCCCGGGTCCGGGCGAAAGGGGCACCTGTGTCCGGCCTCCCCCTGGGCCAGCGTCACGCCATGGCGTAGACGCACTGTTTCCGCAGGTCAGACCGTCATTCGCGGGTCCACTGGCACCGCGCACGAGACACCGTCTCGTGTTCCTCCATGGACGGTGTCAGGGCACGATCTCGACGTACCCGCCGGTGCCGTGGACGCGGATCCGTTGCCCGTCGCGGATCAGCCGGGTGGCGTGTTCGACCCCGACGACGGCGGGCAGGCCGTACTCGCGGGCGATGACCGCGCCGTGAGTCATCAGACCGCCGACCTCGGTGACGAGGCCGTCGACCCGAAGGAAGGCGGGGGTCCAACTCGGGTCGGTGAACGGGGTGACGAGGATGTCGCCCGGTTCCAGCTGGGCGTGGGCGATGTCCTGTATCACCCGGGCCCGTCCCTCCACCGTCCCGGCCGACACGCCGATGCCGGCCAGGGCCCCGGCGGGCAGGTCGGTGCGCCGGTACTCCCCGCCGATGATCTCCCCGTCGGAGGTCAGGACCCGTGGCGGCGCGAGCGCGTGGTGGGCTGCGAACGCTGTTCTGCGCCGGGTGACGAGATCGCGGTCGAGGCGCTGGATGTCGACGACTGCACGGAGCTCCTGCAGCGTGAGGAAGTGGATGTCGTCCGGCGCGTCGATCACCCCGGCGGCGAGCAGCCGATCGGCCTCCCGGACGAGCGCCTGCCGGTGGATCCAGTAGCGGCTGACCATGGCGTACTTCGGGTACTCCCGGTAGCCGGCGAAGGTGCGGAGGCGGTCGATCATCCGCTCGGCTGCCTCGGCCCTGTCGTCGCCGTCGGGGAGGGCACGCAGGCGGGCCAGCACCCCCTCCCGCATGGCGCGGGCCTGCTGTTGCCCCAGCTCGACGCGGCGCTGGGCGGCGCCGGGTTCGGCGGTCCTCGTGTTGGCGAGGATCATCGGCACCAGCAGGGCCGGTCGTTCGCGCCATCGTGGTCGGGCGATGTCGATCTCGCCGACGCACCTGACCCCGTGCACGTCGAGGAAGGCGTCGATGGCCGCTCGCGCCCGCGGTCCACCGGGCAGGCTGGCCAGCTCGTCGAGGAAGGCCGCGTCGCCGGTGTCCGGTCCGACCCGCTCGAGGAACGCCACGACGGCGGGGTGAGGGCGGATGACGTCGGCGACGTCCAGCAGCACCAGACCCATGTCGGCGGTGATGTTGCCCGGGGCGGACTGGGCGAGGGTGTCGGCGGCGTTCCACTCGCCCAGCCACTCGCGCAGGTGCTCGTTCAACCATGACGTCGCCTCGAACCCCGCCACGATGACCTGATGGCTGCGTGGATCGAACAACGACGTGCGCAGGGCCTGGAGGTCATCGGTGACGAAGTCGATCAGCGCCGTGCCCGTCAGGCCGTCGATCCGGCGGGCGCAGTCGTCGTTGGCGGCCTGCATCGTGCGGATCAGCTCGGCCACGATGGCTGGGTCGGTGGCGATGGGTTCCGGTGCCCCAGGGGAGGGTCCCGTGGCAGGGGCACCCGACGGTGCGCCCTCGGTGTTGCTCGGCAGGAAGCCCTCGCGCGCCACCACCGTTCGCAGCGCATCCCCGATCAGCGGATCGGATGTGCCCAGTCCGCGGATGATGCCGTCACGAGTCGCCGGGGAGGCCAGCGCTGGGGTGACGTCGACGAACAGCCGGCTGCCGGCGTGGCGCATCGGGGCGGGGCTGGTCAGCTGCCACACCGAGATCCCCAGCGGGGTCATCGGGTCGGTCATCATCTGCTGGTGGCCGACGGAGACGTAGACGTGGGGGTTGTCGTCGTCGACGTCGGGGATGGGGAAGAGCGTCGTGATCGGCCGGCTCTGGACGACCTGCAGGTCACCATCGACCGTCAGGCACCACTCGATGTCCTGCGGCGCCCCGAAGTGGGCCTCGATCCGTTCTCCGGTCCGGGCCAGCGCCAGGCCCTGCTCGTCGGTCAGCACGGGCGGCCCCTGGCGGTCGGTGGCGATCCGTCGGTCCACGACCCGGCCGTCGCGGATCACGAGGGTGTCCGGGGTGGTCGTGCCGTCGACCAGCGCATCCCCGAGCCCCGGGACGGCCTCGATCGTTGTCGTGCGGCGGTGACCGCTGATCGGGTCGGCGGTGAACATGACCCCCGACGACCGCGGCCGGACCATCCGCTGGACGACCACGGCCATGCTGACGGCGCGGTGGTCGATTCCTGCCTGTCGGCGGTAGGCGACCGCGCGGTCGGTGAACAGTGATGCCCAGCATCGGCTGATGTGGCGGAGGACGGCGGTCGGGCCGGCGACGTCGAGGAAGGTGTCGTGCTGGCCGGCGAACGATGCGGCGGGCAGGTCCTCGGCGGTGGCGCTGGACCGCACGGCGAACGCGACGTCGGTGCCGAGGCGGACCAGGTGGTCGGTGACCTCGCGCGCGAGGTCGTCGGGAACCGGGGTCGCCTCGATCGTCCCACGCACGGCCGCGCTGGCCTCGCGGAGCGCGTCGGTGTCGTCCGGGTCCACGTGGGCCAACGCGTCGAGGTGGTCGGCCAGCTCGGGACGGCGGCCCACGACGCGGTCC
The nucleotide sequence above comes from Euzebya pacifica. Encoded proteins:
- a CDS encoding cell wall-binding repeat-containing protein, yielding MFPLPAALGGRPLAPTPRALVVLLTAALLAGLLAVPSRPAEATASAPATDDAELASRFTLAVLPDTQFYSRYAADQFQPRYGSNPYAVQTQWLAEHADELNIPFVTHLGDLVDRVGVTGEWQVADAAHQTLEDAGLPYSVLPGNHDVRNSNDQLVDTDYDLANEPFLDWFPISRAAALPTFGGADPTGLNRWHVFEAQGQEFLVLALAWRSSDATLAWADDVIDAHPDLPVILTSHSILSIKADAESPEETAYGLKLWNDLIRGNDQIFMTLNGHFHGATRLTKTNDFGNPVTQILMDYQMAYDGGNGYLGLMEFDLTAGEVSVLTGSPWVVAKPQEVLTPYDQAILEGPNQAFTFEMDFAGRYDGFDAGPADQPSLIQAARDILLDGFEAPDGVALEQAGSRDDFVPVEGTVAHWRFDGEDGPVSEDVVFDDIAGDADLRRVAIEDSGATGAELGDVVLTHDANPFSADGAAVCFTNADKQTNRYSYLTSPSDVAATEDHLEEGYTIETFVLIDEDWTADANAWSKVLVRAGNRSTIPGMPWSRWDYTASPVALGFSNLREFQWTEVPVETAKGDRTAWSGEIILGRWLHVAIVNDVEAATTTMYVDGAPVLRNATDTGGHSLNAGMPWLFGVDWVDDGPTNGWNGCIGETRVIDHPTGPTEWLTARPSLAGLTVDTTPDDRVPHGTTEVELAGTGTPRATVTVGGDLDGTTVVGEDGTWRVVVPLSGHGVRTWTVTQGFGTRTSDPLTGTFRIAAPDRPDGPTEEPTEEPTEQPTDGPTEEPTEPADGWFRTPFGHDDEPTMRMAGGDRVATAVELSREAFVPGVPVVVLVRADSFADAISAGPAAAHLGGPVLLAGDTLPQATADEIDRLRPASVVIVGGTSAISDTVASQVAALTEGDVVRYSGPDRFSTSAAVAEGVFDDEAAVVLATGWNFPDALGGGVLAAREGGPVLLVDDAMPGLLADRSPSRVTVLGGTSALPASLDDEIAEATGAEVRRLAGDTRFETAALVARAAFPDGSPTAMLATGGSFADALAGVPVAALSGSPLLLTEHDALPASTEAYLREHMPQVLLLGGDSAISTSLQEVLAELLAG
- a CDS encoding alpha/beta hydrolase translates to MTAGDGGGSGNPYAKGPDPTWDSIEATTGPFEVDDYDISSFAADGFGGADVYYPSDAGSATFGGIAISPGYTASRSTVTWLGPRIASQGFVVIVIDTNSRYDQPASRGDQLLAALDQLVNDSDVSHLVDPNRLAVMGHSMGGGGSLEAADDRPSLRAIVPLQGWNSDKTWSQVQVPALLIGGENDSVAPDSSHSQRFYDSLGGEKVYLQLNNASHFASNSPNTTIASYSIAWLKRWVDEDTRYSQFVCGPDAGQGSAISDYRTTCPV
- the rph gene encoding rifamycin-inactivating phosphotransferase, which gives rise to MTSDVIGLHEVDRTMGVMAGGKGANLGELSRIDGVEVPPGFVVTTAAWDRVVGRRPELADHLDALAHVDPDDTDALREASAAVRGTIEATPVPDDLAREVTDHLVRLGTDVAFAVRSSATAEDLPAASFAGQHDTFLDVAGPTAVLRHISRCWASLFTDRAVAYRRQAGIDHRAVSMAVVVQRMVRPRSSGVMFTADPISGHRRTTTIEAVPGLGDALVDGTTTPDTLVIRDGRVVDRRIATDRQGPPVLTDEQGLALARTGERIEAHFGAPQDIEWCLTVDGDLQVVQSRPITTLFPIPDVDDDNPHVYVSVGHQQMMTDPMTPLGISVWQLTSPAPMRHAGSRLFVDVTPALASPATRDGIIRGLGTSDPLIGDALRTVVAREGFLPSNTEGAPSGAPATGPSPGAPEPIATDPAIVAELIRTMQAANDDCARRIDGLTGTALIDFVTDDLQALRTSLFDPRSHQVIVAGFEATSWLNEHLREWLGEWNAADTLAQSAPGNITADMGLVLLDVADVIRPHPAVVAFLERVGPDTGDAAFLDELASLPGGPRARAAIDAFLDVHGVRCVGEIDIARPRWRERPALLVPMILANTRTAEPGAAQRRVELGQQQARAMREGVLARLRALPDGDDRAEAAERMIDRLRTFAGYREYPKYAMVSRYWIHRQALVREADRLLAAGVIDAPDDIHFLTLQELRAVVDIQRLDRDLVTRRRTAFAAHHALAPPRVLTSDGEIIGGEYRRTDLPAGALAGIGVSAGTVEGRARVIQDIAHAQLEPGDILVTPFTDPSWTPAFLRVDGLVTEVGGLMTHGAVIAREYGLPAVVGVEHATRLIRDGQRIRVHGTGGYVEIVP